A stretch of Vannielia litorea DNA encodes these proteins:
- a CDS encoding TetR family transcriptional regulator C-terminal domain-containing protein: MSANGRKPRTRIQQKNTAAILDAALEVFSANGFRGSTVDQIATAAGLSKPNLLYYFPSKTSIHRALLSGLLDTWLAPLRAIDPEGDPVTELMTYVHRKLEMSRAMPRESRLFANEVLQGAPNLEGVLKLHLKPLVDEKAAVIRGWSTEGRIAPIHPYHLIFSIWALTQHYADFDVQVRAVLPEGEASDPFPEATRHVEEMFRRTLLP; encoded by the coding sequence GTGAGTGCAAACGGCCGGAAACCGCGAACGCGCATTCAGCAGAAGAACACGGCGGCCATTCTCGATGCGGCGCTGGAGGTCTTTTCGGCAAACGGCTTCCGTGGCTCGACCGTCGATCAGATCGCCACGGCGGCCGGCCTCTCCAAGCCGAATCTGCTCTACTACTTTCCCTCCAAGACCTCGATCCACCGTGCCCTCCTGAGTGGCCTGCTCGACACCTGGCTTGCCCCCTTGCGTGCCATCGACCCCGAGGGCGACCCGGTGACAGAGCTGATGACCTACGTCCATCGCAAGCTCGAGATGAGCCGCGCGATGCCGCGCGAGAGCAGGCTCTTCGCCAACGAGGTGCTGCAAGGTGCGCCCAATCTCGAAGGCGTTCTCAAGCTCCACCTCAAGCCGCTGGTCGACGAGAAGGCCGCGGTGATCCGCGGATGGTCGACCGAGGGGCGCATCGCGCCGATCCACCCCTACCACCTGATCTTCTCGATTTGGGCCCTCACCCAGCACTACGCCGATTTCGACGTGCAGGTGCGCGCGGTCCTGCCTGAAGGTGAAGCGAGCGACCCCTTTCCGGAGGCCACCCGCCACGTGGAGGAGATGTTCAGGAGGACCCTGCTCCCCTGA
- the preA gene encoding NAD-dependent dihydropyrimidine dehydrogenase subunit PreA has protein sequence MADLTTDFLGIKSPNPFWLASAPPTDKEYNVRRAFEAGWGGVVWKTLGEEGPPVVNVNGPRYGAIWGADRRLLGLNNIELITDRDLYTNLEEIARVKRDYPDRALIVSIMVPCEEESWKAILPLVEETGADGIELNFGCPHGMSERGMGSAVGQVPEYIQMVTEWCKKYYSKPVIVKLTPNITDIRKPATAAARGGADAVSLINTINSITSVDLDLMAPQPTIDGKGSHGGYCGPAVKPIALSMVSEIARNAETRGLPISGIGGVTTWRDAAEFMALGCGNVQVCTAAMTYGFKVVQEMCSGLSSWMDEKGFTSTADFVGMAVPNVTDWQYLNLNYVTKARISQEDCIKCGRCYAACEDTSHQAISMSADRTFEVIDAECVACNLCVNVCPVENCITMEKLPLGATDPRTGRKVGEYANWTTHPNNPGAVKAAE, from the coding sequence ATGGCTGATCTCACGACAGATTTTCTGGGCATCAAGAGCCCCAACCCGTTCTGGCTGGCCTCCGCGCCGCCGACCGACAAGGAATACAACGTCCGCCGTGCCTTCGAGGCCGGGTGGGGCGGCGTGGTCTGGAAGACCCTGGGCGAGGAGGGGCCGCCGGTGGTCAACGTCAATGGCCCGCGATACGGCGCGATCTGGGGCGCGGACCGGCGTTTGCTGGGGCTCAACAACATCGAGCTCATCACCGACCGCGACCTCTACACGAACCTCGAGGAAATCGCCCGCGTGAAGCGCGACTACCCCGACCGCGCCCTGATCGTGAGCATCATGGTCCCCTGCGAGGAGGAAAGCTGGAAGGCGATCCTGCCGCTGGTCGAAGAGACCGGCGCGGACGGGATCGAGCTGAACTTCGGCTGCCCCCACGGGATGAGCGAGCGGGGCATGGGCTCGGCGGTGGGGCAGGTGCCGGAGTACATCCAGATGGTCACCGAGTGGTGCAAGAAGTATTACTCCAAACCCGTCATCGTGAAGCTGACTCCCAACATCACCGATATCCGCAAGCCGGCGACGGCCGCGGCCAGGGGGGGGGCGGATGCGGTGAGTCTGATCAACACGATCAACTCCATCACCTCGGTCGATCTCGACCTGATGGCCCCGCAGCCCACCATCGACGGCAAGGGCTCTCACGGTGGCTATTGCGGCCCGGCGGTGAAGCCGATCGCCCTCTCCATGGTTTCCGAGATTGCCCGCAACGCCGAAACCCGCGGCTTGCCGATTTCGGGCATCGGCGGGGTCACCACCTGGCGTGACGCGGCGGAGTTCATGGCGCTGGGCTGCGGCAATGTGCAGGTCTGCACGGCGGCCATGACCTATGGGTTCAAGGTGGTTCAGGAGATGTGCTCGGGCCTGTCCAGCTGGATGGACGAGAAGGGCTTCACCTCCACCGCCGATTTTGTCGGCATGGCCGTGCCCAACGTGACCGACTGGCAGTATCTCAACCTGAACTACGTCACGAAAGCGCGGATCAGCCAAGAGGACTGCATCAAATGCGGCCGCTGTTACGCGGCCTGCGAGGATACCTCCCACCAGGCGATATCCATGAGTGCCGACCGGACCTTCGAGGTGATCGACGCGGAGTGCGTGGCCTGCAACCTTTGCGTCAACGTCTGCCCGGTGGAGAACTGCATCACCATGGAGAAGCTGCCGCTCGGGGCGACAGACCCGCGCACGGGCCGCAAGGTGGGTGAGTATGCCAACTGGACGACCCACCCCAACAATCCCGGCGCCGTCAAGGCCGCCGAATAG
- a CDS encoding NAD(P)-dependent oxidoreductase, whose product MTEKRFAAGVQPGRLSSEEIARNFTDMHPPLGAHEAAVAADRCYFCHDAPCITACPTSIDIPLFIRQIQGGKPGDAGKTIFDQNILGGMCARVCPTETLCEEACVRNAAESEPVEIGRLQRYATDTVMARNTHPFTRAEATGKRVAVVGAGPAGLACAHRLAMHGHDVTLYDARKKPGGLNEYGIAAYKTVDGFAAREVDWLLGIGGIRLETGVKLGEAFTIRELQEDFDAVFIGIGLGGVNRSGLPGEALENAEDAVDFISRLRQADEPEALPVGRRVVVVGGGMTAVDAAVQAKLLGAESVAMVYRRGREAMGASPYEQEHAAKAGVTIVANATPAALGGDSKVKSITFERTETGADGRLVSTGEEMVLEADQVLLAIGQRLDIASPRIEIENGKIKVTGPGRTNLDRVWAGGDCTPGEDLTVVAVAEGRDAAEDMHKMLMEG is encoded by the coding sequence ATGACCGAGAAGCGCTTTGCCGCGGGTGTGCAGCCCGGGCGCCTTTCAAGCGAAGAGATTGCGCGGAACTTCACCGACATGCACCCGCCGTTGGGCGCGCATGAAGCTGCCGTTGCCGCCGACCGATGCTACTTTTGCCACGACGCGCCCTGCATCACAGCCTGCCCTACGTCGATTGATATTCCGTTGTTCATCCGTCAGATCCAGGGCGGCAAACCGGGGGATGCGGGCAAGACGATCTTCGACCAGAACATCCTGGGCGGCATGTGCGCCCGCGTCTGCCCTACCGAGACGCTCTGCGAGGAAGCCTGCGTGCGCAACGCGGCAGAGAGCGAGCCGGTCGAGATCGGGCGGCTGCAACGTTACGCGACCGACACGGTGATGGCGCGCAACACGCATCCCTTCACACGTGCCGAGGCCACCGGAAAGCGGGTGGCCGTGGTTGGGGCCGGGCCGGCGGGGCTGGCCTGCGCGCACAGGCTGGCCATGCACGGGCATGACGTGACCCTCTACGATGCCCGCAAGAAGCCCGGCGGGCTCAACGAATACGGGATCGCTGCCTACAAGACAGTCGACGGCTTTGCCGCCCGCGAGGTCGACTGGCTGCTCGGTATCGGGGGGATCAGGCTGGAAACCGGGGTGAAGCTCGGCGAGGCCTTCACCATCCGTGAATTGCAGGAGGATTTCGACGCCGTCTTCATCGGTATCGGCCTTGGCGGCGTGAACCGCTCTGGCTTGCCGGGCGAGGCGCTGGAAAATGCCGAGGATGCTGTGGATTTCATTTCCCGCCTGCGGCAGGCCGATGAACCCGAGGCCCTGCCCGTGGGCCGCAGGGTCGTGGTGGTGGGAGGCGGCATGACCGCCGTGGATGCGGCGGTACAGGCAAAGCTGCTGGGAGCCGAGAGCGTTGCGATGGTGTACCGGCGCGGGCGCGAGGCGATGGGGGCGAGCCCCTATGAGCAGGAGCACGCGGCCAAGGCCGGTGTGACGATCGTTGCCAATGCCACGCCCGCGGCCCTTGGCGGCGACAGCAAGGTGAAGAGCATCACCTTCGAGCGCACCGAAACCGGGGCGGATGGCCGGCTTGTCTCGACCGGCGAGGAGATGGTTCTGGAGGCCGACCAGGTGCTTCTGGCCATCGGCCAGCGGCTCGATATCGCCTCGCCGCGCATCGAGATCGAGAACGGCAAGATCAAGGTGACGGGGCCGGGCCGGACAAACCTCGATCGCGTCTGGGCCGGGGGGGATTGCACCCCTGGCGAGGACCTGACCGTGGTGGCCGTTGCCGAGGGGCGCGATGCCGCCGAGGACATGCACAAGATGCTGATGGAGGGATGA
- the accB gene encoding acetyl-CoA carboxylase biotin carboxyl carrier protein yields the protein MSKTHDADVAFIQALAELLRTNDLTELQVKRDYGQDDSLNVRVSRRMEQQVVTYAAPAQAAAPMAAPAAAAAAPAPVAGETDDPAQAPGAVTSPMVGTAYLQAEPGTPPFVKVGDTVEEGQTLLIVEAMKTMNQIPAPRGGTVKRILVEDGAPVEFGAPLMIIQ from the coding sequence ATGAGTAAGACCCACGATGCAGACGTCGCCTTTATTCAGGCGCTGGCAGAGTTGCTGCGGACGAACGATCTGACCGAGCTTCAGGTGAAGCGCGATTACGGGCAGGATGACAGCCTGAACGTGCGTGTGAGCCGCAGGATGGAACAGCAGGTAGTAACCTATGCTGCCCCTGCCCAAGCCGCCGCACCGATGGCAGCCCCGGCCGCTGCGGCAGCCGCACCCGCCCCTGTCGCAGGCGAGACCGACGACCCGGCGCAGGCGCCCGGCGCAGTGACGTCGCCGATGGTCGGCACCGCCTACCTGCAGGCCGAACCCGGAACCCCGCCCTTCGTCAAGGTCGGCGACACGGTCGAAGAGGGACAGACCCTGCTCATCGTCGAGGCGATGAAGACCATGAACCAGATTCCCGCCCCCCGCGGCGGCACGGTCAAGCGCATCCTCGTCGAAGACGGCGCGCCGGTGGAGTTTGGCGCCCCGCTGATGATCATCCAGTAA